Below is a window of Staphylococcus succinus DNA.
CTCATCAGAACCAGTATTAATTAGAGAAAGAGAATCTTATTCAACGCAAGGTGATATTGTTGAATATAGTATCGGTTATTATAATAGTAAATTTAAAAAATATAGTATTAGTTTAAAAGACTAATGTAAAACTTTTGTAACTTGTTGGTAGCGCTAGCATTATTGGGGGAAAAGGGATGGATACTAATATTTATTTATTAATTATTACGCTACTTTCAATTGTTATTGTCATATTAGGAGTTGCATGGTGGAAATGGCATGCATTTATTAGTTTAACTGTTGCTGGATTATTTTTAGCAATTATGGCTGGTTTATCACCAGAAAAGATAGTGACTGCATACGAGACAGGTGTCGGCGATGTATTAGGTCATTTAGTTGGCATTTTAGCTTTAGGAACGATACTAGGAAAATTAATGTCTGATTCAGGGGCAGGCATGCAAATATCTGATTATCTTATTAAGTCTTTAGGTTATAAAAAATTACCTTGGGCGATGATGTTATCAGGTTTTATAATTGGTATTCCTGTATTTTTCGAAGTTGGTATCGTTATTTTATTACCACTTGTGATTTCTATTCATAAAACGACGAAAACAAATATATTACTTATAGCGATTCCCTTATTAGCTGGATTATCTATTGTACATGGTATTGTGCCACCACATCCTGGCGCGATGACAGCTATTGGTATTTATGATGCTAATTTAGGAAAAGTATTATTATACTCATTAATCATAGCCTTACCGACTGCCATATTAGCTGGTCCAGTCTTTGGGAAGTTTATAAGTAAACGACTCATTCCAGAAAATCCGCCAAATATTATTAAAGTTAGTAATAAAACCAATGGATTTCCAAGCGTACCAGTATCATTTCTAGTTATTGTACTACCTGTATTATTGATGTTGTTATCTATCGTTACACCCTACTTAGGTGAGATACCAACCATACTAAAAAATGCGTTATTATTTATAGGTAGTCCAGTCATAGCTTTATTAATTTCATGTTTTGTTGCTTTTTATTTATTAGGATTCAAGCAAGGGATGACTAAAAATGTAATTAAAGATTTAGTTGAGGAATGTATTATACCAGTGGGCTCTATTATATTAATTATAGGTGCTGGTGGTGGTTTTAAACAAATTTTAATTGAAACTGGCGTAGGTAACACGATTGCACAAATGACAGAACATCTTTCGCTTTCACCTTTATTATTAGCTTTTTTAGTAGCTGGATTAATACGTGTGGCTACAGGTTCTGCTACTGTAGCATTAACAACAGCAGCGGGCATTGTATCGCCGATTATTCAACACATGTCTGGCGTAAATTTAGAATTACTCGTTATTGCTACTGGTGCAGGTTCGCTGATGTTATCACATGTAAATGATGCTGGATTTTGGATGGTCAAAGAATACTTAGGGTTAAATGTCATAGAAACCTTTAAAACATGGACGGTAATGGAAACATTATTAGCTGTAATCGCATTTACTTTTGCATTTATTATTGATGCCTTAGTATAGTGCAGCATATATAAAATATTAAAAAAATATAAAAGTTTCACTTAGGAGGTATGTATCGGCATATCTCCTTTTATTTGGTTTCTCGTTGACTTTTTTTAAGCAAAATTTCATAATAGGTTAAGAATAAAATTTTCTAAAAATTCACAACATTATATTGTTTGGAATGATGCATGATTAATAAGACGAGAAAAATATGTAAGAAGCATACAAGTTTAACGGAATTAGAAATTTTAAAAATAGAGCAACTTGCGGATCATTTACAAGAAATTGCAGATTTGAATAATGCTGATGTATTTATAGATTGTCCTGCAGTTGAATTTAATCAAATTATCGTTGTAGCAGAAGCGGCGCCTAAGCACGTGAAAACCCTGTACCAAAATTCTGTATTAGAACAAAATGTCTACGAGAAATTTGAACCAGCTGTATTTCGAACATTAAAGACAGGTCAATCAGAACACCAGCACAGAGCAGTGTCGCAAGAAGGGAAAGTCGTAGAACAAAATGTAACGCCTGTGACCTTAAACAATCACACTATTGGTGCATTAATTATGGAAAAAGATGTGAGTAATAAAGTTTTGGAAGAAGATAAGATGAAGGCACTCACGCATGCTACCGACACATTGAGTCGTATTGTTTCCCAATCCAATGAAAGCCAAATATTTTTTCCAGACATGATAGAAGAGAGTTTGTTCAACATTGATCGGGATTTGAATATAAGATATTTTAACCTGACCGCTGAAGAGCTTGTGCAAGATTTATTAAATGTGACTTGTGAAACTGGAAAGTCGTTTATAGACTTATTTCCAAGTATTGAAGATATGTTAACGGACGGCCAAATTATTACTATAGAAGAACGCGAAATGGAACAATACTACTTCCAAGTTAAATGTATTAGGCTTTTTGAACATAATTGTGTGACAGGCCATCTTATTATGTTAAAAGATATTACAGATTTAAAAGAAAAAGAAAAAGAATTGATTTCCAAATCTGTAGCCATTAGAGAAGTACATCATCGTGTTAAAAATAACTTACAAACTGTAGCGAGTTTATTAAGATTACAAATGCGACGAGGCTTACCAGACGATAGTAAACCATATTTTCAAGAAAGTCTGAATCGTATATTAAGTATTGCTTCTGTATATGAAGTGATACTAGACGAATCTTATACAGATAGAGTTAATATAGGAAAATTAATAAAGAAAATAGGGAACATGCTCGTTTATAATGAATCAACTACTGATACAACGATACATATGACTTACAACTTGAGTGATTCCATATTTTTACCTTCTAATGTGGCAGTGTCGTTAGCTCTAATCGCAAATGAATTGATTACTAATTGCGTGAAACACGCATTTAACCAGCAGAGCGTGGGGAGAATATGTGTAGCTTTAACTTATGAAAGTAATTCAAAGACGCTAAATTTATCAATTCAAGACGATGGAGAAGCAGAGTCGAAATTTCAAGAATCATTTGGTTTGAATATTGTTAATACAATTACAGAAAATGATTTAGATGGATCTTTTGATATCGTGAGGAATTCAATAGGTACTTTAGGACAAATTACATTTCATTATAAGGAGCGTATCTGATATGAAGAAAATTATGGTCGTTGAAGACGAATCAATTGTTCGTTTAGATATTGTGGAAATGTTAAAAGCAGCAAGATATGACATTGCCTCTGCAGTTAGCAATGGTGAAAAAGCAATTGAAGCAACTGAAAAGGTTAAGCCAGATTTAATTATCATGGATATTAAAATGCCGAAGTTAAATGGGCTAAAAGCAAGTAAGATTATTGGAAAGAAATACGAAGACATACCTATCCTGATACTTACTGCATATAGTCAAAGTGAATTTGTAGAAGAAGCAAAGCAACCTAACATTGTAGGATATATCGTCAAACCTATTTCAGAATCACAATTATTACCAGCAGTCGAAATTGCATTAGCACAGTCTGATAAAATGAAAACATTAAAAAATGAAATCGAACAATCTTATATTGAGATTGAAAATCGAAAAATCATTGAAAAAGCCAAAGGACATCTGATGACACAGCTTAAAATCAGTGAAAATGAGGCCTATCAAAAGCTTAGGAAACTGAGCATGGATAATCAAGTGGGTATTGATATCGTAGCGCGAAAAGTTATTAGTCAATAAAATTGAAAAGTAAATTTTAAAAGTGAATATATTAAAGCAAAGATGCTTATTTGGTACAACCGATAGGCATCTTTTTGTTTTCTATATGAAATTGTAAATTATGGGGTGGATGAGTTATGGAACATATTGGAACGATAATTATTTATATTATTATGGCATGTGCGGTGATGGGGGCTTTTGGCGCAATTAGAAATGCACAAAAGGGTATAGGTAAAGAATTTATGGAAGGTATATATACGATAGGGCCGATATTTGCGAATTCTGCTGGGATTATGGCTTCTATTCCGTTTATTTCCAAATTTATTGAAAATGTATTCGGACCTATGTTTGATAAAATAGGTGCGGATCCTGCGATTGCAGCGACATCTATTCTAGCTACCGACATGGGAGGGTATCAGCTGGCGGAAGTCTTAAAGCAAAGTTATGAAGGTTGGATTATGGCGATGGTTGTTGGATTTATGGCGGGTGCTACTATTGTCTTTACTATTCCGTTAGGCTTACCGATGTTAGATAAAAGGGACCATAAATACATGGCTTTAGGTATTATGTCTGGATTACTAGCAATTCCATTTGGTGTATTTATTTCAACGACTATTATGTTGCTCAGTCATATGAAGGTGCGTACGGCCATTGAGACGGCTGGAGCAGCATCCCATATATTTTCAATAAGTTTTACGTCGATATTTTTGAATTTATTACCATTGATTATTTTTGTAGTTGTAACGGCGCTAGGTTTATATTTCTTCTCTGATATGATGATTAAATTATTTATCATTTTTGGTAAAATACTTGATACTGTAATTAAACTGGTATTTGTTTTTTCAGTAGTAGAAATTTTCACAGGGTTTTTCACACACGTATTTGGCGTATGGGGATTTGATCCCATTATGGCTGATAAAGAAGATAATTTTAGAGCCTTAGAAAATGCAGGTAATATTGCTATTATGTTATCAGGTGCATTCCCAATGGTGTACTTGATAAGGAAATATTTTTCTGGCATCTTAACTAAGGCAGGTAAAAAAGTTGGTTTAAGTGAAGTAGGAAGTGCTGGCATTATAGCAACAATAGCTAATATTTTAGCGATGTTTAAATTGGTTAAAGATATGCCACCTAAGGATAAAGTGATTAACATTGCGTTCGGTGTATGTGCGGCTTTCTTATTAGGAGATCATTTATCTTATACTGCCAACTTCCAACCGACATTAATTCCAGCAGTATTAGTAGGAAAGTTGAGTGCAGGGGTGCTAGCAATTATCTTTGCCTACTTACTTTGTCTACCAAAAGCAAGGAAGCTTGAAGCTATTGATAGACAGTCAGGGATTATCGGCCCAGATGAATATATTAAAAAATAACATTTAATCATGGTATAAAGTATTTTGTGAAAATCGGTTATAGCTGTGTGTTTGGTAGTCGCAGTTACTGTTAGACAAATTGAAACAGCTTATAGATTACCTGAATGGTAGTTTATAAGCTGTTTTATGTTGTTGAAATATTTTTTGTTTTAGAAATAGTTAGCGGTAATACCACCGTCAACGTTAATATTAGCGCCGTTTGTCCAATCAGACTCATCAGAAGCTAAGTATAAAGCGCAGTTTACGATATCTTCAGGTTTACCGAAACGACCTGCGGGTTGTCTATTTAAGCGTACATTTTTAGCGTCTTCGTCAGAAACGAGCCATTCCATAAGTAATGGTGTTTCTATAGGTCCTGGACTGATAGCATTTGTGCGAATCCCTTTAGGTCTAAATTGGATAGCCAATGATTTCGTAAGTGATACAACTGCGCCTTTTGAAGCAGTGTAAGCATCTTGAGGGACTGAGCAACCCATTTGGGCAACAAATGAAGCGATATTAATAATAGAGCCTGATTGATTTTTTTCCATTTCGGGAATCACATATTTGGTCATTAAGAAAATCCCTTTAACATTGATGTTCATGACTAAATCCCAAACGTCTTCACTTGTATTTACAACTGAATTATCAGCTTCTGGCATGACGCCAGCATTATTGTATAATACATCAATCTTTCCAAATGTTTGTACTGTTGCTTCTACAGCATTTTTAACATTATCTTCATTGGCAATATCTACTTTAAAGAATTGAGCTTGGCCACCATTTTTGGTAATTTCATCTACAGTTGTTTGGCCAGCTTGTGCATCTCTTTCAAAAACGGCAATTTTGGCACCTTCATTCGCAAACATTTGTGCGGCAACTCGGCCCATACCTCCGCCAGCACCTGTGATAATACATACTTTATCTTGTAATCTCATATGATTATTCCTCCTTATTATCAATTAGCTTTGTTCAAAGTACCTTGAACGCTCCCATGTCGTTACATATGAATCAAAATCATTTTGTTCTGTTTGAGCGGCGTGTAAATAATGTTGTGCGACATCTTCGCCAAGCACTGATTTAACTACATCACTGTTTTTCCAAGTGAGTATAGCTTCATGTAAAGATGAAGGTATACGTTCAACGTCATCTTGGTTATATGCGTTACCTTTTAATTCTTCGGAAAGTGGTATTTTATGTTCTATACCATATAAACCAGCACCGATTAATGCAGAGTATGCCAAGTAGGGATTCATGTCTGCGCCTGCAATGCGAGATTCAAATCTTAATGCATTACCACAACCTACCATTCGATATCCAGCAGAACGGTTATCTTTACTCCACGCAATACTGACTGGTGCCCATGAGTTAGGTGCAAAACGCTTATAGGAGTTCACATATGGTGCAAACATTAATGCAAAATCTCTTGTGTATTTGATGATGCCTGCTAAAAAGTGACGCATAGTTTCGGACATTGGATTTTCAGCGTCTTCACCATTGTAAAATGCATTATTGTGTGTACCTTTTTCCATCATACTAAGATGGATATGACCACTAGAACCTGTCCACGCTTCGTATGGTTTAGCCATAAAAGTAACGGATTTATCATTTTGAATACAAATTTCTTTCATGCCATGTTTAAACATTAAATGCTGATCGGCAGCTTTTAATGCATTTGAGTATTTTAAGTTAATTTCATGTTGTCCTTTGTAAGCTTCGCCTTTAGATGATTCAATGACAATGCCCATAAGATGCATTTGATGTCTAATTTCTTGATAAATTGGCTCGTTTTTAGATCCTTGCAATAAGTTATAATCTTCATTTAGATGGCCAGCTGGTTCTAATTGGCTGTATCCTTTTTTATTAATATTTGAGAAAGAATCATTAAATAAATAAAATTCAAGCTCACTTGCCATATGTGGAGATAAACCATGAGCTTCAGCTTTTTCAATTTGTTTTTTGAGTATATTTCGTGGGGCAATTTCAATTTTTTCTTCGCCATCCACGGTGTAAACATCACAAAATACTAAAGCTGTTCTTTCCAGCCAAGGTACTACTTTCAAAGTGTCCAAATCAGGTTTAGCTAAATAATCTCCATAGCCTTTGTCCCAATTCATATATTCGTATCCATCATTTGTATCCATTTCAAAATTAGTACCTAGTAAATAGTTACAAAAGTGTGTACCTTCTGAGATATCATTTTCTAAAATAAAATCACCTGTGATACGTTTTCCCATAAGACGTCCCTGCATATCGCAAAATCCAAGTACGACAGTATCAATCTTTTCTTCTTTTATTAATTCGAGTAACTTATCTTTAGTAATGCTTCCAGTTATGTTTGATTCAGTCATAATATCTAACTCCTTTGAGTAATTAGTCTTGCAACGATAATGAAATATATTTTAATTCTAGGAACCCATCTAAGCCATGATGTCCACCTTCGCGTCCCATGCCGCTTTCTTTAATGCCA
It encodes the following:
- a CDS encoding sensor histidine kinase, which produces MINKTRKICKKHTSLTELEILKIEQLADHLQEIADLNNADVFIDCPAVEFNQIIVVAEAAPKHVKTLYQNSVLEQNVYEKFEPAVFRTLKTGQSEHQHRAVSQEGKVVEQNVTPVTLNNHTIGALIMEKDVSNKVLEEDKMKALTHATDTLSRIVSQSNESQIFFPDMIEESLFNIDRDLNIRYFNLTAEELVQDLLNVTCETGKSFIDLFPSIEDMLTDGQIITIEEREMEQYYFQVKCIRLFEHNCVTGHLIMLKDITDLKEKEKELISKSVAIREVHHRVKNNLQTVASLLRLQMRRGLPDDSKPYFQESLNRILSIASVYEVILDESYTDRVNIGKLIKKIGNMLVYNESTTDTTIHMTYNLSDSIFLPSNVAVSLALIANELITNCVKHAFNQQSVGRICVALTYESNSKTLNLSIQDDGEAESKFQESFGLNIVNTITENDLDGSFDIVRNSIGTLGQITFHYKERI
- a CDS encoding ANTAR domain-containing response regulator gives rise to the protein MKKIMVVEDESIVRLDIVEMLKAARYDIASAVSNGEKAIEATEKVKPDLIIMDIKMPKLNGLKASKIIGKKYEDIPILILTAYSQSEFVEEAKQPNIVGYIVKPISESQLLPAVEIALAQSDKMKTLKNEIEQSYIEIENRKIIEKAKGHLMTQLKISENEAYQKLRKLSMDNQVGIDIVARKVISQ
- a CDS encoding gluconate:H+ symporter; translation: MDTNIYLLIITLLSIVIVILGVAWWKWHAFISLTVAGLFLAIMAGLSPEKIVTAYETGVGDVLGHLVGILALGTILGKLMSDSGAGMQISDYLIKSLGYKKLPWAMMLSGFIIGIPVFFEVGIVILLPLVISIHKTTKTNILLIAIPLLAGLSIVHGIVPPHPGAMTAIGIYDANLGKVLLYSLIIALPTAILAGPVFGKFISKRLIPENPPNIIKVSNKTNGFPSVPVSFLVIVLPVLLMLLSIVTPYLGEIPTILKNALLFIGSPVIALLISCFVAFYLLGFKQGMTKNVIKDLVEECIIPVGSIILIIGAGGGFKQILIETGVGNTIAQMTEHLSLSPLLLAFLVAGLIRVATGSATVALTTAAGIVSPIIQHMSGVNLELLVIATGAGSLMLSHVNDAGFWMVKEYLGLNVIETFKTWTVMETLLAVIAFTFAFIIDALV
- the eutH gene encoding ethanolamine utilization protein EutH; translation: MEHIGTIIIYIIMACAVMGAFGAIRNAQKGIGKEFMEGIYTIGPIFANSAGIMASIPFISKFIENVFGPMFDKIGADPAIAATSILATDMGGYQLAEVLKQSYEGWIMAMVVGFMAGATIVFTIPLGLPMLDKRDHKYMALGIMSGLLAIPFGVFISTTIMLLSHMKVRTAIETAGAASHIFSISFTSIFLNLLPLIIFVVVTALGLYFFSDMMIKLFIIFGKILDTVIKLVFVFSVVEIFTGFFTHVFGVWGFDPIMADKEDNFRALENAGNIAIMLSGAFPMVYLIRKYFSGILTKAGKKVGLSEVGSAGIIATIANILAMFKLVKDMPPKDKVINIAFGVCAAFLLGDHLSYTANFQPTLIPAVLVGKLSAGVLAIIFAYLLCLPKARKLEAIDRQSGIIGPDEYIKK
- a CDS encoding SDR family NAD(P)-dependent oxidoreductase, with amino-acid sequence MRLQDKVCIITGAGGGMGRVAAQMFANEGAKIAVFERDAQAGQTTVDEITKNGGQAQFFKVDIANEDNVKNAVEATVQTFGKIDVLYNNAGVMPEADNSVVNTSEDVWDLVMNINVKGIFLMTKYVIPEMEKNQSGSIINIASFVAQMGCSVPQDAYTASKGAVVSLTKSLAIQFRPKGIRTNAISPGPIETPLLMEWLVSDEDAKNVRLNRQPAGRFGKPEDIVNCALYLASDESDWTNGANINVDGGITANYF
- a CDS encoding glutamine synthetase family protein, encoding MTESNITGSITKDKLLELIKEEKIDTVVLGFCDMQGRLMGKRITGDFILENDISEGTHFCNYLLGTNFEMDTNDGYEYMNWDKGYGDYLAKPDLDTLKVVPWLERTALVFCDVYTVDGEEKIEIAPRNILKKQIEKAEAHGLSPHMASELEFYLFNDSFSNINKKGYSQLEPAGHLNEDYNLLQGSKNEPIYQEIRHQMHLMGIVIESSKGEAYKGQHEINLKYSNALKAADQHLMFKHGMKEICIQNDKSVTFMAKPYEAWTGSSGHIHLSMMEKGTHNNAFYNGEDAENPMSETMRHFLAGIIKYTRDFALMFAPYVNSYKRFAPNSWAPVSIAWSKDNRSAGYRMVGCGNALRFESRIAGADMNPYLAYSALIGAGLYGIEHKIPLSEELKGNAYNQDDVERIPSSLHEAILTWKNSDVVKSVLGEDVAQHYLHAAQTEQNDFDSYVTTWERSRYFEQS